One segment of Solanum lycopersicum chromosome 1, SLM_r2.1 DNA contains the following:
- the LOC101265163 gene encoding GATA transcription factor 16 — MDLTDKVIGSEATEMTTPEVMISSEMEVKAAEMMISPEIKAKAPEVISSEIQMKTPEVISSEIQMKNCVNCGAMKTPLWRSGPAGPKSLCNACGIRSRKKKRDLLGLNKDEKKTKKSSANSASSSNVDKKKKKKICAVKNADAIPIHWTDLDDVEQAAFLLMCLSCSSVCA; from the exons ATGGATCTAACTGATAAG gtGATTGGATCTGAGGCAACGGAGATGACAACTCCAGAAGTGATGATTTCATCTGAAATGGAAGTAAAAGCTGCTGAAATGATGATTTCACCTGAAATCAAAGCGAAAGCTCCTGAAGTGATTTCCTCTGAAATCCAGATGAAAACTCCTGAAGTGATTTCATCTGAAATTCAGATGAAAAATTGTGTGAATTGTGGTGCTATGAAAACGCCTCTTTGGCGTAGTGGTCCTGCGGGTCCTAAG TCGCTGTGCAATGCTTGTGGCATCAGGAgcaggaagaagaagagagatcTGCTCGGGTTGAACAAGGATGAGAAAAAGACGAAGAAATCGTCTGCTAATTCTGCTAGCAGCAGCAATGTggacaagaagaagaagaagaaaatatgtgCAGTGAAGAATGCTGATGCAATTCCAATTCACTGGACTGATCTTGATGATGTTGAACAAGCTGCTTTCTTGTTGATGTGTCTGTCTTGTAGCTCTGTTTGTGCTTGA